One Fusobacterium ulcerans DNA segment encodes these proteins:
- a CDS encoding M20/M25/M40 family metallo-hydrolase: MVKENRLVQTFIDMASISSPSLKEREVGDYLLKALKELGMEAYEDNAGKVHGGNCGNIIGVLKAPGKKKVLFSAHMDTVLPCDKVTPIIENGIIKSDGTSVLGGDDKGGIAAILEMISVIKENNLDHPEIIVVFSIAEEIGLRGARAFDIEKYSPDYSFILDSSGKPGEAIIQAPYSAKGEMKIIGKPAHAGISPENGINALTVASHAITKIKLGRIDSETTSNIGIVRGGEAVNIVMPELSIMYEARSFKGEKLDNLLKETNDIFEATAKEFGAEFINDVKKGYDGFTLDSEAEILKCFARACANTGLECKQKSSGGGSDANVYNAKGFTSVNLAVGMSKVHTKEEFIEIKDMVDTAKLILEVSKELSK, translated from the coding sequence ATGGTAAAGGAAAACAGATTGGTACAAACTTTTATTGACATGGCGAGCATTTCATCACCATCATTAAAAGAGAGAGAAGTTGGAGATTACTTACTAAAAGCATTAAAAGAACTTGGGATGGAAGCTTATGAAGACAATGCTGGAAAAGTTCATGGTGGAAACTGTGGAAATATTATTGGAGTATTGAAAGCCCCAGGAAAGAAAAAAGTTTTATTTAGTGCACATATGGATACTGTACTTCCTTGCGATAAAGTTACACCAATCATTGAGAATGGGATCATCAAAAGTGATGGAACATCTGTTCTTGGTGGAGATGATAAAGGTGGAATAGCTGCAATCCTTGAAATGATCAGTGTAATAAAAGAAAATAACCTTGATCATCCAGAAATCATAGTTGTATTCTCAATAGCAGAAGAAATAGGATTACGTGGAGCAAGAGCTTTTGATATAGAAAAATATTCACCAGATTACTCGTTCATTCTTGATTCAAGTGGAAAACCTGGAGAAGCAATTATACAGGCTCCATATTCAGCAAAGGGTGAAATGAAAATAATAGGAAAACCAGCTCATGCAGGAATTTCTCCTGAAAACGGAATAAATGCATTGACTGTTGCTTCACATGCTATAACTAAAATAAAGCTAGGAAGAATAGACAGTGAAACTACTTCTAACATTGGTATAGTAAGAGGAGGAGAAGCTGTTAACATAGTAATGCCTGAACTTTCTATAATGTATGAAGCAAGAAGTTTCAAAGGAGAAAAATTAGATAATCTTTTAAAAGAGACTAATGATATATTTGAAGCTACAGCCAAAGAATTTGGAGCAGAGTTTATAAATGATGTTAAAAAGGGTTATGATGGATTTACACTGGACTCTGAAGCAGAAATATTAAAATGCTTTGCTAGAGCTTGTGCAAATACAGGGTTAGAGTGCAAGCAAAAATCTTCTGGAGGAGGAAGCGATGCTAATGTCTATAACGCAAAAGGATTTACTTCTGTAAACCTTGCAGTAGGAATGAGCAAAGTTCACACTAAAGAAGAATTTATTGAGATAAAAGATATGGTAGATACAGCAAAATTGATTCTTGAAGTTTCAAAGGAATTATCTAAATGA
- a CDS encoding class II fructose-bisphosphate aldolase, with protein sequence MYNYKDLGLSNTKEMFAKANKEGYAVPAFNFNNMEMALAIVEACAEMGSPVILQCSKGALSYMGADVVPLLGKAAVDRARNMGSDIPVALHLDHGPDIATVKTCIESGFSSVMIDGSHYDFAKNIEVSKEVVEYAHKFDVTVEAELGVLAGIEDDVKAESHTYTNPDEVEEFVNKTGVDSLAIAIGTSHGAHKFKPGEDPKLRLDILEEIERRIPGFPIVLHGSSAVPKQYTDMIKEFGGEVKDAIGIPNAELRKASKSAVAKINVDTDGRLAFTAAIRRVLGTNPKEFDPRKYLGAAKDEMKAYYKTKIVDVFGSEGAYKKGTK encoded by the coding sequence ATGTACAATTATAAAGATTTAGGACTTTCTAATACTAAAGAAATGTTTGCTAAAGCTAATAAAGAAGGGTATGCAGTTCCTGCATTTAACTTCAATAATATGGAAATGGCTCTTGCTATAGTAGAAGCATGTGCTGAAATGGGTTCACCAGTAATCCTTCAATGTTCAAAAGGAGCTCTTAGCTACATGGGAGCTGATGTAGTGCCTTTATTAGGTAAAGCAGCTGTAGACAGAGCAAGAAATATGGGATCAGATATTCCAGTAGCTCTTCATTTAGATCATGGACCTGATATTGCAACTGTAAAAACTTGTATTGAATCTGGTTTCTCATCAGTAATGATTGATGGATCTCACTATGATTTTGCAAAAAATATAGAAGTATCAAAAGAAGTAGTGGAATATGCTCATAAATTTGATGTAACAGTAGAAGCTGAATTAGGAGTTCTAGCTGGTATCGAAGATGATGTTAAAGCTGAAAGCCATACTTATACAAATCCTGATGAAGTAGAAGAATTTGTAAATAAAACAGGGGTTGACTCTTTAGCAATAGCTATAGGAACTTCTCATGGAGCTCATAAATTTAAACCAGGTGAAGATCCTAAATTAAGACTTGATATATTAGAAGAAATCGAAAGAAGAATCCCAGGATTCCCTATCGTACTTCACGGATCATCAGCTGTACCTAAGCAATATACAGATATGATAAAAGAATTTGGTGGAGAAGTTAAAGATGCAATAGGAATTCCTAATGCTGAATTAAGAAAAGCTTCTAAATCAGCAGTTGCAAAAATTAACGTTGATACTGACGGAAGACTTGCATTCACAGCTGCTATCAGAAGAGTTCTTGGAACTAATCCAAAAGAATTTGACCCAAGAAAATATCTTGGAGCTGCAAAAGATGAAATGAAAGCTTATTACAAAACTAAAATAGTAGATGTGTTTGGTTCTGAAGGGGCTTATAAAAAAGGAACAAAATAA
- the serS gene encoding serine--tRNA ligase yields the protein MLELKFIRENRELVKEMLANRNSSIDLAEFDKLDEERRTILGEVELLKQKRNTESAEIARLKKEKQDASQIIEEMGKVSAQIKELDAKLAEVDEKLTYFQMVIPNMYQEGTPVGKDEESNVEVRRWGTPREFTFEPKAHWEIGENLGILDFERGSKLGGSRFVLYRGMGARVERALINFMLDMHTTEHGYTEHITPFLVKREICEGTGQLPKFEDDMYRTTDDMFLISTSEITMTNIHRKEILDEKELPKYYTAYSPCFRREAGSYGKDVKGIIRVHQFNKVEMVKIATQESSYEELEKMVVNAEEVLQRLELPYRVIQLCTGDLGFSAAKTYDLEVWLPSQNKYREISSCSNCTDFQARRMGLKYRPNGSSKSEFCHTLNGSGLAVGRTFVAIMENYQQEDGSFLIPKALVPYMGGIDVIKK from the coding sequence ATGTTAGAATTAAAATTTATTCGTGAGAACAGAGAACTTGTGAAAGAGATGCTTGCTAATAGAAACAGCAGTATTGACCTTGCAGAATTTGACAAACTTGATGAAGAGAGAAGAACTATACTAGGTGAAGTAGAACTTTTAAAACAAAAAAGAAATACTGAATCTGCTGAAATCGCAAGATTAAAAAAGGAAAAACAAGATGCTTCTCAAATAATAGAAGAGATGGGAAAAGTTTCTGCTCAAATAAAAGAGCTTGATGCAAAATTAGCAGAAGTAGATGAGAAACTTACTTATTTCCAAATGGTAATTCCTAATATGTATCAAGAAGGAACTCCAGTAGGAAAAGATGAAGAATCAAATGTTGAAGTAAGAAGATGGGGAACACCTAGAGAATTTACATTTGAACCAAAAGCTCACTGGGAAATAGGAGAAAATCTTGGAATACTTGATTTTGAAAGAGGATCAAAATTAGGAGGATCAAGATTTGTACTATATAGAGGAATGGGTGCAAGAGTAGAAAGAGCTCTTATTAACTTTATGCTTGATATGCATACTACAGAACATGGATATACAGAGCACATAACTCCATTCTTGGTAAAAAGAGAAATATGTGAAGGAACTGGACAGCTTCCTAAATTCGAAGATGATATGTATAGAACTACTGATGATATGTTCCTTATTTCAACTTCAGAAATCACAATGACTAATATCCATAGAAAAGAAATATTGGATGAAAAAGAATTACCAAAATATTATACAGCTTATTCTCCATGTTTCAGAAGAGAAGCAGGATCATATGGTAAAGATGTTAAAGGAATCATCAGAGTACACCAATTTAATAAAGTGGAAATGGTAAAAATAGCAACTCAGGAATCTTCTTATGAAGAATTAGAAAAAATGGTAGTTAATGCTGAAGAGGTTCTTCAAAGACTTGAGCTTCCATACAGAGTTATTCAACTATGTACTGGAGACTTAGGATTCTCAGCTGCTAAGACTTATGACTTAGAAGTATGGCTTCCATCTCAAAATAAATACAGAGAAATTTCTTCTTGCTCTAACTGTACAGATTTCCAAGCTAGAAGAATGGGACTTAAATACAGACCTAATGGAAGTTCAAAAAGTGAGTTCTGTCATACATTAAATGGATCAGGACTTGCAGTAGGAAGAACTTTTGTAGCTATTATGGAAAACTATCAACAGGAAGATGGATCATTCCTTATTCCAAAAGCTCTAGTTCCATATATGGGTGGAATAGATGTTATTAAAAAGTAG
- a CDS encoding TIGR03936 family radical SAM-associated protein, translated as MKKRVYFDKFGEMKFISHLDLLRFFDRLLKKSQIPVKYSQGFHPRPKMSFGSPVSLGTEAYDELMDFELETPMSNEEVFKRLNSSNVVGFRVNKVEEVPRKSSIMEEYTVMIYEIEGSEEDISKLEELLNRDEIVEVKEKKGKIATRDLKVRIKSFKRDNNKITMEIINTSPNSYLELVGIEQQDVKIKRCGYKINS; from the coding sequence ATGAAAAAAAGAGTGTATTTTGATAAGTTTGGAGAAATGAAATTCATCTCTCACCTAGACTTGCTCAGATTTTTTGACAGACTTTTAAAAAAATCTCAGATTCCTGTAAAATACAGTCAAGGATTCCACCCAAGACCTAAAATGTCTTTTGGAAGTCCTGTGTCCTTGGGAACAGAAGCGTATGATGAACTGATGGATTTTGAATTGGAAACTCCAATGTCAAATGAAGAGGTATTTAAAAGACTTAATAGCAGCAATGTTGTAGGATTCAGAGTAAATAAAGTTGAGGAAGTACCTAGAAAATCCTCCATAATGGAAGAATATACTGTCATGATATATGAGATTGAAGGCAGTGAAGAAGATATCTCAAAGTTAGAAGAACTTTTGAACAGAGATGAAATAGTAGAGGTAAAGGAGAAGAAGGGAAAAATTGCCACAAGAGATCTTAAAGTAAGAATAAAGTCTTTTAAAAGAGATAACAATAAGATCACAATGGAAATAATAAACACTTCACCTAATTCCTATCTTGAGCTTGTAGGTATTGAGCAGCAGGATGTAAAAATAAAAAGATGTGGATATAAAATAAATTCTTAA
- the lpxD gene encoding UDP-3-O-(3-hydroxymyristoyl)glucosamine N-acyltransferase has translation MNYKLVDLIALLGCEVKGDLSLENISGLAPFFQAQEDSLTFASDEKFLKKLHETRAKVIIVPDIPLPENIGKIYLKVKENPRTLMPKLLNFFKRETRPFEKMIEDSSKIGKNVRLAPNVYIGHDTVIGDNVVIHPNVTIGEGVTIGEGTVIYSNATIREFCIIGKKCVIQPGAVIGSDGFGFIKINGNNTKIDQIGHVVLEDEVEIGANTTVDRGTIGNTVIKKFTKIDNLVQIAHNDIIGENCLLISQVGIAGSVEVGDNTTLAGQVGVAGHLKIGSNVVIAAKSGVSGNVADNQMLSGYPLMDHKEDLKVRVSWKKLPELLKRVRAIEKKLEEK, from the coding sequence ATGAACTACAAGTTAGTTGATTTGATTGCCCTCCTTGGTTGTGAAGTAAAGGGAGATTTAAGTCTAGAAAATATTTCTGGGCTTGCTCCCTTTTTTCAAGCACAAGAGGACAGTCTGACATTTGCATCAGATGAAAAATTTTTAAAAAAGCTGCATGAAACTAGAGCAAAAGTAATAATAGTACCAGATATTCCTTTACCAGAAAATATTGGAAAAATATATTTGAAAGTTAAAGAAAATCCAAGAACACTTATGCCAAAACTTTTGAATTTTTTCAAGAGGGAAACTAGACCTTTTGAAAAAATGATAGAAGATTCCAGCAAAATAGGTAAAAATGTCAGATTGGCACCAAATGTTTACATAGGACATGATACTGTAATAGGAGACAATGTAGTTATTCATCCTAATGTAACAATAGGAGAAGGAGTAACAATAGGAGAAGGAACAGTTATTTATTCCAATGCAACTATTAGAGAATTTTGCATAATTGGAAAAAAATGTGTAATTCAGCCAGGAGCAGTAATTGGATCAGATGGATTTGGATTTATAAAAATCAATGGAAATAACACTAAGATAGATCAAATAGGACATGTTGTATTAGAAGATGAAGTAGAAATTGGAGCTAATACTACTGTGGACAGAGGAACTATTGGAAATACCGTTATTAAGAAATTTACCAAAATAGATAATCTAGTGCAAATAGCTCACAATGATATAATTGGAGAAAATTGTCTTCTTATATCTCAAGTTGGTATAGCAGGAAGTGTAGAAGTTGGAGATAACACTACACTTGCTGGACAGGTAGGAGTGGCAGGACACTTAAAGATAGGAAGTAATGTAGTCATAGCTGCCAAATCAGGAGTAAGTGGAAATGTGGCAGATAATCAAATGCTTTCTGGATATCCTCTAATGGATCACAAAGAGGATTTGAAAGTAAGAGTTTCTTGGAAAAAACTTCCTGAGCTGTTAAAAAGAGTAAGAGCCATAGAAAAAAAATTAGAAGAAAAATAG